The following proteins are encoded in a genomic region of Alphaproteobacteria bacterium:
- a CDS encoding transcription elongation protein SprT: MKAGNTHTTRESWLRSATNELRPYFSKLGYELPEKIRFAIAFTSTGKRGHMAGECWHPASSADGHYEIIIRADIADPAEVLGILVHELVHTLLPPEVKHGKEFRAIALRIGLEGKMRETTPTPILAERLNAIAINLGALPHAKLNFSENADAPKKQKTRWLKAECGAACGYSVQITAKWARAGLPICPIDTDHGALICNLPDDGKDEEITMDNKSDMQTSKAILRS; the protein is encoded by the coding sequence ATGAAAGCCGGAAACACCCATACCACGCGCGAAAGCTGGCTGCGGTCGGCGACGAATGAATTACGCCCGTATTTCAGCAAGCTCGGCTACGAATTGCCGGAGAAGATTCGTTTTGCCATCGCGTTCACATCAACCGGCAAGCGCGGACACATGGCCGGAGAATGCTGGCATCCGGCGTCATCGGCAGACGGGCATTATGAAATCATCATCCGCGCGGATATTGCCGATCCCGCAGAAGTCCTTGGCATTCTTGTGCACGAACTTGTGCATACGTTGTTGCCGCCCGAAGTGAAACACGGGAAAGAATTCAGAGCCATTGCGCTGCGCATCGGCCTTGAAGGCAAAATGCGCGAAACAACGCCCACGCCGATCTTGGCGGAGCGTTTAAACGCTATCGCCATCAATCTCGGCGCATTGCCTCACGCCAAACTTAATTTTTCCGAGAACGCCGATGCTCCCAAAAAACAAAAAACCCGCTGGCTGAAAGCTGAATGCGGCGCGGCTTGCGGTTATAGCGTTCAAATCACCGCTAAATGGGCGCGCGCCGGGCTTCCCATTTGTCCAATCGATACCGATCATGGCGCATTGATTTGCAATTTGCCGGATGATGGCAAGGACGAAGAAATAACCATGGACAACAAATCGGACATGCAAACAAGCAAAGCAATTTTGCGTTCCTAA